From one Acidobacteriota bacterium genomic stretch:
- the surE gene encoding 5'/3'-nucleotidase SurE — protein sequence MKILLTNDDGINAPGLSVLEEIARQLSDDIWIAAPEEEQSGKGRAISLTQPVRVRKVGAKAWAIAGTPSDAVLLATKDLMPDAPDLVLSGVNRGQNIAEDTSFSGTVAAAMFGMQMGIPSIALSQAQNFRDRGSLPWETAKAWGAKTLRPLLDMKWPADVVMNVNFPDVEPEDVRGIQVTRQGFRDETIIHTDRREDLRGNDYYWIGYRGKLSRPEEGTDLRAIYDGYVSVSPLHVDLTHEAFLRTLRTSWPT from the coding sequence ATGAAAATCCTCCTCACCAATGATGATGGCATCAATGCGCCCGGGCTCTCGGTGCTGGAGGAGATTGCGCGGCAGTTGTCGGATGACATCTGGATTGCCGCGCCGGAGGAGGAGCAGTCCGGCAAGGGGCGGGCGATTTCGCTGACCCAGCCTGTGCGTGTACGGAAGGTCGGTGCCAAAGCTTGGGCGATTGCGGGCACGCCGTCGGACGCTGTGCTGCTGGCCACCAAGGACCTGATGCCGGACGCGCCAGACCTCGTGCTGTCGGGCGTCAACCGCGGTCAGAACATTGCCGAGGACACGAGCTTTTCCGGCACGGTCGCGGCGGCCATGTTCGGCATGCAGATGGGCATTCCCTCCATCGCGCTGAGCCAGGCGCAGAACTTCCGCGACCGGGGGTCGCTGCCGTGGGAGACCGCCAAGGCGTGGGGCGCGAAAACGCTGCGCCCGTTGCTGGACATGAAATGGCCGGCGGACGTGGTGATGAACGTCAACTTCCCGGACGTGGAACCGGAAGACGTGCGCGGCATCCAGGTCACCCGTCAGGGATTCCGCGACGAGACGATCATCCATACCGACCGGCGCGAAGACCTGCGCGGCAACGACTATTACTGGATCGGCTACCGGGGAAAGCTGTCGCGCCCGGAAGAGGGAACCGACCTGCGCGCCATCTATGACGGCTATGTTTCGGTTTCGCCGCTGCATGTGGACTTGACGCACGAGGCGTTCCTGCGAACGCTCCGCACGTCATGGCCGACCTGA
- a CDS encoding NYN domain-containing protein — MARVRSVLLVDFDNIFGATSDDVVNSLSNWVLWLEDGALSPGGKRRTFLHKRVYWNLQFDRYRAEFEAAGFEAFNCRALAKRKISAGKSSADIVITMDAIELALQTKNLDEMIVLTTDSDFVPVVNRVQNPGLRVVTAGKETDPTYELYSQHADAVIHVAAMKAAFQYQRTPRKWYQLRSPAPEVAPLTLQRERQSPLLGRVRAALSSSEGGQGGASTELHRAADIVRALGERMPDQVLSKTKIVRALTVLPEFTPTYEAGVRPWFGFKNFATMMRRLEQLNPAIQVNTLGKGRVEVIYREPAGTPRVVRSETTPVDMRPPRAEADEDEPLPAGLSSPA, encoded by the coding sequence GTGGCGCGCGTCAGAAGCGTATTGCTGGTCGATTTCGACAACATCTTCGGCGCGACCAGCGACGACGTGGTGAACAGCCTTTCTAACTGGGTGTTGTGGCTGGAAGATGGCGCACTGTCGCCAGGCGGCAAGCGCCGCACGTTCCTGCACAAGCGCGTCTACTGGAACCTGCAGTTCGACCGCTACCGGGCCGAATTCGAAGCGGCCGGGTTCGAGGCCTTCAACTGCCGCGCGCTCGCCAAGCGCAAGATCAGCGCGGGCAAAAGCTCTGCCGACATCGTCATCACGATGGACGCGATCGAACTCGCCCTGCAGACGAAAAACCTCGACGAGATGATCGTCCTGACCACCGATTCGGACTTCGTGCCCGTGGTCAACCGCGTCCAGAACCCCGGCCTGCGCGTCGTCACAGCCGGCAAGGAAACTGACCCGACTTACGAACTCTACAGCCAGCACGCCGATGCGGTGATCCACGTTGCTGCGATGAAGGCCGCCTTCCAGTATCAGCGCACGCCGCGCAAATGGTACCAGCTGCGCTCGCCGGCGCCGGAAGTTGCGCCGCTGACCCTGCAGCGCGAGCGCCAGTCACCGCTCTTGGGCCGCGTGCGAGCGGCGCTGTCGTCCAGCGAGGGCGGGCAGGGCGGCGCTTCAACCGAACTGCACCGGGCAGCCGATATCGTGCGCGCGCTCGGCGAGCGGATGCCTGACCAGGTGCTGTCGAAAACCAAGATCGTGCGCGCCCTCACGGTGCTGCCGGAATTCACGCCGACCTACGAGGCGGGCGTTCGCCCCTGGTTCGGCTTCAAGAACTTCGCCACCATGATGCGCCGGCTCGAGCAGCTGAACCCGGCAATCCAGGTCAACACGCTTGGCAAGGGCCGCGTCGAGGTGATCTACCGCGAGCCAGCGGGCACGCCGCGCGTCGTGCGCAGCGAGACCACGCCGGTCGACATGCGACCGCCCCGGGCCGAGGCCGACGAGGACGAACCCCTGCCAGCGGGCCTGTCCTCACCGGCCTGA
- the tatB gene encoding twin-arginine translocase subunit TatB: protein MLPGIGFSEILVLGLAALIFIGPKDLPMLMRRLGQMVGKGRRMAAEFQAAFDDIARQSELDELKQEIEALKRSNAMTKAAEDLAAVEADINSAVMRQSPEPETPPLTPPADAETGEGKP, encoded by the coding sequence ATGCTGCCCGGTATCGGGTTTTCCGAAATCCTCGTGCTAGGCCTTGCGGCGCTGATTTTCATCGGCCCGAAGGACCTGCCCATGCTGATGCGCCGCCTCGGCCAGATGGTCGGCAAGGGCCGGCGCATGGCTGCCGAATTCCAGGCCGCCTTCGACGACATCGCCCGCCAGAGCGAGCTCGACGAGCTGAAGCAGGAAATCGAGGCGCTGAAACGCTCGAACGCCATGACCAAGGCGGCCGAAGACCTCGCAGCCGTGGAGGCGGACATCAACTCCGCCGTCATGCGCCAGTCGCCCGAGCCCGAGACGCCACCGCTCACGCCGCCCGCAGATGCCGAAACGGGGGAGGGTAAGCCGTGA
- the tatC gene encoding twin-arginine translocase subunit TatC gives MTFTPPKDEQPDLTDEVETSRAPLLDHLNELRARLIKSLLALTVATIASFFFAEDIYDLLVRPFAQVAEEIRGSQLEFIFTAPMEYFFAQLKLAVFAGLFLAFPVIAWQVYAFVAPGLYKSERGAFWPYLVLAPILFALGATFVYFMMLPMLARFTVSMEHIEAAGTTIRMMPRVGDYLSLVMALMLAFGLSFQLPLVLTLLARIGVVSSSMLASGRKYAIVAILAFAAVFTPPDPMSQILLAGPVYLLYEISIFCVKLIEKRATAEQSAPSPAP, from the coding sequence GTGACCTTTACCCCTCCGAAAGACGAGCAGCCCGATCTCACCGACGAGGTGGAAACCAGCCGCGCCCCTTTGCTGGATCATCTCAACGAACTGCGCGCGCGCCTGATCAAGAGCCTGCTCGCCCTGACGGTCGCCACCATCGCCAGCTTCTTCTTCGCCGAGGACATCTACGATCTCCTGGTGCGTCCCTTCGCCCAGGTGGCCGAGGAGATCCGGGGCTCGCAGCTCGAATTCATCTTCACCGCGCCGATGGAATACTTCTTCGCGCAGCTGAAACTCGCCGTGTTTGCCGGCCTGTTCCTGGCATTTCCGGTCATCGCCTGGCAGGTCTACGCATTCGTGGCGCCGGGCCTCTACAAGTCCGAGCGGGGCGCCTTCTGGCCCTATCTCGTGCTCGCGCCGATCCTGTTCGCGCTGGGAGCCACCTTCGTTTACTTCATGATGTTGCCGATGCTGGCGCGTTTTACCGTCTCGATGGAACACATCGAAGCCGCCGGCACGACCATCCGCATGATGCCCCGCGTCGGCGACTATCTCTCGCTCGTCATGGCGCTGATGCTGGCCTTCGGCCTGTCGTTCCAACTGCCCTTGGTGCTGACCCTGCTGGCCCGGATCGGCGTCGTCTCGTCCAGCATGCTGGCCAGCGGGCGAAAGTACGCCATCGTCGCCATCCTCGCCTTCGCCGCCGTGTTCACCCCGCCGGACCCGATGTCCCAGATCCTGCTGGCCGGCCCGGTCTACCTTCTCTACGAAATCTCGATCTTCTGCGTGAAACTCATCGAAAAGCGCGCAACGGCCGAACAATCCGCCCCGTCCCCGGCGCCTTGA
- the tatA gene encoding twin-arginine translocase TatA/TatE family subunit, which produces MAPGWMQILLVAVVAILLFGGRGRISSIMGDMAKGIGAFRKGLKDEERNEKDELVNITPKKDESKSSS; this is translated from the coding sequence ATGGCGCCCGGTTGGATGCAGATTTTGTTGGTCGCAGTCGTGGCCATCCTCCTTTTCGGGGGCCGCGGGCGCATTTCCTCGATCATGGGCGACATGGCCAAGGGGATCGGCGCCTTCCGCAAGGGCCTCAAGGACGAGGAACGCAACGAGAAGGACGAACTCGTCAACATCACCCCGAAGAAGGACGAATCGAAGTCCTCTTCGTAG
- the serS gene encoding serine--tRNA ligase, with product MFDIRAIRETPDAFIKAWNRRKPGLGDETVSRVLELDKAWRAATTAKQDAEKARNDHSKLIGQAKAKKDEAEAARLMALVAEAKTAIEAAGEEEDKARKALDDILMSLPNLPLDEVPEGSDEHGNVEKSKWGEPKRINNPKDHADLGEALKTPAGFSQMDFEAAARMSGARFVALRGQLARMERALANFMLDIQTTEHGYQETSVPLLVRDQALVGTGQLPKFAEDLFKAGEDHYLIPTSEVPLTNLVREQILEAAQLPLRFTAHTPCFRSEAGSAGRDTKGMIRQHQFYKVELVSIVAGETEGLAELERMTACAEEVLKRLELPFRRMLLCTGDMGAGARKTYDLEVWLPSQNTYREISSCSYCGDFQARRMDARFRPEPKAKTEFVHTLNGSGLAVGRTLVAVLENYQTADGSITVPKALVPYMGGLEVIR from the coding sequence ATGTTCGATATCCGCGCGATCCGCGAAACGCCCGACGCCTTCATCAAGGCCTGGAACCGGCGCAAGCCCGGCCTTGGCGATGAAACCGTCTCGCGAGTGCTCGAACTCGACAAGGCATGGCGTGCGGCGACGACTGCCAAGCAGGATGCCGAGAAGGCGCGCAACGACCATTCGAAGCTGATCGGCCAGGCCAAGGCGAAGAAGGACGAGGCCGAAGCGGCGCGCCTGATGGCGCTGGTGGCCGAGGCGAAGACGGCCATCGAAGCGGCGGGCGAAGAAGAAGACAAGGCCCGCAAGGCGCTCGACGACATCCTGATGTCCTTGCCCAACCTGCCGCTGGACGAAGTGCCGGAAGGCAGTGACGAGCATGGCAACGTCGAGAAGTCGAAATGGGGCGAGCCGAAGCGGATCAACAATCCGAAAGACCATGCCGACCTTGGCGAAGCGCTGAAGACGCCCGCCGGCTTCTCGCAAATGGATTTCGAAGCCGCCGCCCGGATGAGCGGCGCGCGCTTCGTTGCGCTGCGCGGCCAGCTGGCGCGCATGGAACGCGCGCTCGCGAACTTCATGCTGGATATTCAGACCACGGAACATGGGTATCAAGAGACGAGCGTGCCGCTGCTGGTTCGAGACCAAGCACTGGTCGGGACGGGGCAGCTGCCCAAGTTCGCGGAAGACCTCTTCAAGGCGGGCGAAGATCACTACCTCATCCCCACCTCCGAAGTCCCCCTCACCAATCTCGTCCGTGAACAGATCCTCGAGGCGGCTCAATTGCCGCTGCGGTTCACCGCGCACACGCCGTGCTTCCGGTCGGAAGCGGGGAGCGCCGGTCGCGATACGAAGGGCATGATCCGGCAGCACCAGTTCTACAAGGTCGAGCTTGTCTCCATCGTTGCGGGCGAGACCGAAGGCCTTGCGGAACTCGAGCGCATGACCGCCTGCGCCGAGGAAGTGCTGAAGCGGCTCGAGCTTCCGTTCCGCCGTATGCTGCTCTGCACCGGCGACATGGGGGCAGGGGCGCGCAAGACGTATGACCTCGAAGTCTGGCTGCCCTCGCAGAACACCTACCGCGAAATCTCATCCTGCTCGTATTGCGGCGACTTCCAGGCCCGCCGCATGGACGCGCGCTTCCGGCCCGAGCCGAAAGCGAAGACCGAGTTCGTGCACACACTGAACGGCTCCGGCCTCGCCGTCGGCCGCACGCTGGTGGCGGTGCTGGAGAATTATCAGACCGCGGATGGCTCGATCACCGTGCCGAAGGCGCTGGTGCCGTATATGGGCGGTCTCGAAGTCATAAGATAG
- a CDS encoding methyltransferase domain-containing protein: MADLIADPFRAARLLLHLRQEGVTDARVLTAMETLDRAAFVDDAGLAPLAFEDAFLPIPCGQVILRPAATGHLLQALVLPDDRSAKVLLVGFGSGYMAALAASLSAQVYAIDRFSRLVEEGRARLERLGIGNVTLKQGDGQAGWPEAGPFDRIVLACSVPEVPEMLLDQLVWGGRLAAALVQGNVRAILSLAPSGETLRTPFFQQVPALIEGRAEVL, encoded by the coding sequence ATGGCCGACCTGATCGCCGATCCTTTCCGCGCTGCGCGCCTGCTGCTGCACCTGAGGCAGGAAGGCGTGACCGACGCGCGCGTCCTGACGGCGATGGAAACGCTCGACCGGGCCGCCTTCGTGGACGACGCCGGCCTTGCGCCGCTGGCCTTCGAGGATGCCTTCCTGCCGATCCCGTGCGGGCAGGTGATCCTGCGACCCGCAGCCACGGGACACCTGCTTCAAGCGCTCGTCCTGCCGGATGACCGGTCGGCCAAGGTGCTGCTGGTCGGGTTCGGGTCCGGGTACATGGCCGCGCTGGCCGCCAGCCTGTCGGCTCAGGTCTACGCCATCGACCGCTTTTCACGGCTCGTGGAAGAAGGCCGCGCCCGCCTGGAACGGCTCGGCATCGGCAATGTGACGCTGAAACAGGGCGATGGCCAGGCCGGCTGGCCGGAGGCCGGGCCGTTCGACCGGATCGTGCTCGCGTGCAGCGTGCCGGAAGTGCCGGAAATGCTGCTCGACCAGCTGGTCTGGGGCGGCCGGCTCGCCGCGGCGCTGGTGCAGGGAAATGTCCGCGCGATCCTGTCGCTCGCCCCTTCGGGCGAGACGCTGCGAACCCCGTTTTTCCAACAGGTTCCGGCCCTCATCGAGGGGCGCGCGGAGGTGCTCTGA
- a CDS encoding DUF559 domain-containing protein → MPKSEIILWQHVRREQLDGFKFRRQVPVGPFIADFACVGLKLIVEVDGATHAEDHEIVHDVRRTRFLEAQGWRVVRVLNTDIYESLDGVLSLLLDELQNLKRAK, encoded by the coding sequence ATGCCGAAGTCGGAAATCATTCTCTGGCAGCACGTGCGCCGCGAACAGTTGGACGGCTTCAAGTTCCGGCGTCAGGTTCCAGTCGGACCTTTTATCGCGGATTTTGCCTGCGTGGGGTTGAAGCTGATCGTGGAAGTTGATGGTGCAACCCATGCGGAAGACCATGAGATCGTCCACGATGTGCGCCGGACACGATTCCTTGAAGCACAGGGATGGCGGGTGGTGCGGGTTCTGAATACGGATATCTATGAATCACTTGATGGGGTCTTGAGCCTCTTGCTGGATGAACTGCAAAACCTGAAGCGAGCAAAATGA